AGCACGTCGCCGACCCGGCGCCCGGCCTCCCGGGCCAGCGCCGCCGCCTCCGGGTGCCCCGCCGCCAGCAGCTCCCGCACGTCCGAGCCGGAGGCGGCCGGCACCCCGGAGGCCGCGAGCCGGCGGGCCACCGCGCCGCCGCTCGCCACGGCGGCCAGACAGCCGTACGAACCGCAGCGGCACAGCGCGTCCGTGCCCACCCGGATGTGCCCGATGTCGCCCGCGCCGCCGTCGACGCCCCGGTAGATCGAGCCGTCGACCACCACCCCGGCACCTATCCCCGTGGACACCTTGACCAGCACGAAGGCCGCGCAGCCGGGGTGTCCCGCGCGCTGCTCGCCGTAGGCCATGAGGTTGGCGTCGTTGTCCACGAGGACCGGGACCGGCGCCGCCCCGGTGTGTTCGGTGAAGGCGCGCGAGAGGCGGCCGGTTATGTCGTAGCCGTCCCAGCCGGGCATCATCGGCGGCTGCACCACCCGGCCGGTCTCGCTCTCCACCGGACCCGGCACCGCGAGCCCGATCCCGCACACCTCGCCCGCGCGCCGCCCGGCCTTCTCCAGCAACGTGCCGAACCAGCGCCCGAGTTCGGCCAGCACGGGCTCCGGGCCGTCCTCGAGCACCAGGGTGCCGGAGTGCTCGGCCAGGAGTTCGCCGGTCAGCGAGAGGACGGCGGCCCGGGCGTGCCGGGTGTCCAGGTCGGCGGCGAGGACGACCGCGTGGGAGCCGTCGAACTCCAGGGTGATGGACGGGCGTCCGCCGAGCGGGGAGCCGACCGGGCCGCCGGCGCCCTCGCGCAGCCAGCCGGCCCGGAACAGCCGGTCCAGGCGCTGGCCGACGGTCGCGCGGGACAGTCCGGTCGCCTCCTGGAGCGCGCCCCGGGTCACCGCCCGTCCGTTGCGCACCAGTTCGAGCAGATCGCCGGCGCCCGCCTGACTGCCGCTCCTGGTGTGGCTCCCGGTCCTGCCCGGTCGTCCGGTCATGCGCACCCCCCTCTTGTGTTTCCCAAGCCTGCATTACATAGTGGGTTTTGCTTGTTAAATAGGCGTAACTCGACGACGGCCACGACCGAACCCGAGGGTCGCGCGGCCGTCCGGACGTCATCGTCTCCGGGGAGCCCCGAGTGGACCGCACCGCCCAACTCACCGCCCTTGGGGCGGAGTACGAGTCCGACTGCCGCCTGTGCGCCGCTACCGCGCGGGTGCTGGACGCCAACTGGACGGGCAGCTCGACGGTCCCCTCCCGCCGTCTGTACCCGCACCAGTGGTCCTGGGACTCGGCGTTCATCGCGATCGGGCTGCGGCACCTGTCGCCGCTGCGCGCCCAGACCGAACTGGAGACGCTGCTGGCCGCCCAGTGGGCCGACGGGCGCGTGCCGCACATCGTCTTCAACCCCTCCGTCCCGTCCGGCGCCTACTTCCCCGGCCCCGGCTTCTGGCGCTCCACCACCGCCGGACGCGCCGCGGGCGCCCCGCGCACCGTACAGACGTCGGGCATCGTGCAGCCACCGGTGCACGCGCTCGCGGCCTGGCTGGTGCACCGCGCCGACCCCGGGCTCTCCGCCGCCCGGGGCTTCCTGGCCCGGGTCTACCCGCGACTGGCCGCCTGGCACCGCTACCTGCTGCACCGCCGCGACCTGGGCGGCGGCGGTCTGGTGTCCGTGGTGCACCCCTGGGAGCAGGGGATGGACAACAGCCCCTGCTGGGACGCCCCGCTCGCCCGGATCGCCCCCGCCCCGGCCCGCTCCTTCCGCCGCGCCGACCTCGCCCACGGCGCGCCCGAGGACCGGCCGACGGACCTGGACTACGGACGGTACGTGCGGCTGGCCGCCGACTACCGGGACGCCGGGTACGCCGACGGGCACGGCGAGTTCGCCGTCGAGGACCCGGCCTTCAACGCCCTGCTCGTCGCCTCCGAACACGCCCTCGCGCTGATCGCCTCCGAACTCGGCGCGACCGCCACCGCCCGCCACGCCCGCGCCGAACGGCTGACGGCGGCGCTGGTGGACCGGCTGTGGAGCCCGCGGTCGGGGATGTTCCTGTGCCGGGACCTGCGCGGCGGCGGCCTGCTCCCGGAACGCGGCGTGTCCGGCCTCGTCCCGCTCGTCCTCCCGTCCCTGCCCCGCGAGTTGGCCGCCGCGCTCGTCCGCACCCTGGCCGGCCCCCACTTCGGGCTCGGCACCCGCACCCGGCTCGTGCCCAGTTACGACCTGCTCGGGGAGGCGTTCGACCCGCACCGCTACTGGCGCGGGCCGGCCTGGTTCAACACCGGCTGGCTGCTGGAGCGCGGGCTGCGGCTGCACGGCGAGCCGGCACCGGCCGACGCGCTGCGCACGGCGCTGCTGGAGCTGGCCGAGAAGACCGGCTTCGCGGAGTACGTCGACCCGTACACGGGCGAGGCCTGTGGCGCGAGCGGCTTCGGCTGGACCGCCGCACTCGCACTCGACCTGCATAAAGAGCTTCTCAAGCGCCCGCAAGGGGGCGTGTCCAAGTCAGGCACCGGCACGTTCGACACAAGTGACGAGGGAAGGGACCGGGGATGACCGACCGGCATCATCTGCTCGTGCACGGCGCGACGTTCGCCGCCGTGGGCGATCGGGGCGACATCAGCGGGGTCCGGGGCGGCGGCTCCCCGGACGGGTTGTTCGTGCGCGACGCCCGCCATCTCAGCCGCTGGCAGCTCACCGTGGACGGCGCGGTGCCCGAGGTGCTCACGCCGGTCGCGGACGGCGACACCGCGCGTTGTGTCCTCGTCCCGCGCGGCGGCCGGCCGGAGCCCCCGGCGCACACCCTCTTCCGTGAACAGGCGGCCGGTGACAGCTCGTTCGTGGAGACGGTGCGGGTGACCAGCAACCGCCCGGTGCCCACCACCATCCGGCTGGCCATCACCGCCGACGCCGACTTCACCGACCAGTTCGAGCTGCGCCCCGACCACCGCACCTACGTCAAGGCGGGCGCCCTGCGCTCCCGGGTCGTCATGGACGACGGCATCGAGTTCACCTACCGGCGCGCGGAATGGCGGTCCTGCACGACCATCACGGCCGACCCGGCGCCGGACGCCGTGGAGGAGACCGGCACCGGCGCCCGCCGGCTGGTGTGGACGCTGGAGCTGCCCCCGCACGGCACGCGCGAGCTGGTGCTGCGGGTGATGGCGCGCCCGCACGGCGACCGGCGCGCGCTGCGCGTGCCCCGCGACCCGGCCGCCGTGCACGGCCAACTCACCGCCGAACAGGACGCGTTCGTACAGGACGTGGCCTTCCCCACCGGCTGGCCGGAGCTGGCGGCGGCCTGCGCCCGGGGCCTGACGGACCTCGCGGGACTCCAGATCCCGGCCACCGGGCCGGACGGCGAGGAGCTGCGGGTGCCGGCCGGCGGCGCCCCCTGGTACCTCACGCTGCTCGCCCGGGACGCCCTGCTCACCTCCCTGTTCGCGCTCCCGTACCGCACCGGCCCGGCCGCCGGCACCCTCCTCGCCCTCGCCGCGACCCAGGCGACCGGCGCCGGCGCCTCGGGGACCGCGCAGCCGGGCAAGATCGTGCACGAGGTACGGCACGGGGAACTGGCGCACTTCGGGCAGGTGCCGTACGGCCGTTACTACGGCTCGGTCGACGCGACGCCGCTCTTCCTGATCCTCCTCGGCGCCTACACCGAGCAGACCGGCGACCCGGCCCTCGCCCGCCGGCTGGAGCCGCACGCGCGCGCCGCCGTCTCCTGGATGCTGGACCACGGCGGCCTCACCTCCCGCGGCTACCTCGTCTACCGCGCCGACGAGGGCGGCCTCGCCAACCAGAACTGGAAGGACTCCCCGGGCGCGATCTGCTGCGCCGACGGCACCCGGCCGAGCGGGGCGGTGATGGCGGCGGGCGCCCAGGGGTACGCGTACGACGCGCTGCGCCGCACGGCGTGGGTGGCGCGCACGGTGTGGTCCGACGGGACGTACGCGGCGCTGCTGGAGCAGTCGGCCGCCGATCTGCGCGACCGCTTCCAGCGGGACTTCTGGCTGCCGGACCGTTCCTTCCCGGCGCTGGCCCTGGACGGCGAGGGCCGCCGGATCGACGCGCTGGCCTCGGACGCGGGACACCTGCTGTGGACCGGCCTGCTGGACAAGGAGTACGGCGAGGTGGTGGGCCGCCGGCTGCTGGAACCCGACTTCTTCTCCGGCTGGGGGGTGCGCACGCTGGCCGCGGGCCAGCCCGCCTACCATCCGCTCTCGTACCACCGCGGCTCGGTCTGGCCGCACGACAACGCCCTGATCGCCCTCGGCCTGGCCCGCTACGGCCTGCACGACGAGGCGCGGGCCATCGCGCACGCCCTGGTCGACGCCGCCACGGCCGGCGGCCACCGCCTCCCCGAGGTGCTGGCGGGCTACCCGCGCTCCACGCACCCCGAGCCGGTCCCCTATCCGCACGCCTGCGCCCGCGAGTCACGCTCGGCGGCGGCGCCCCTGGCGCTGCTGACGGCGGTGGGGGGCGCCTGAGCCGGATCGGCGGCCGGGGCGGGAGCAGCCCCGGGAGCAGCCGGGAGCGGCGCGGACCGGGCGGGCGAGGACGGCTCAGCCGCCCGACGTGTCCAGTTCCGCGTCCGCGCTCACGCCCGCGCAGTCGTAGGGGTCCTTCAGCCAGCCGTCCGGCAGCACCACCCGGTTGTTGCCGGAGGTCCGGCCGCGCGGGCCGTCCGCGCCGGCGGGCCACTCCTGGGCGAGGTCCAGTTCGTCGAGGCCGGCCCGCAGTTCCTCCAGGGACGAGGTGATCGCGAGCCGCTTGCGCATCTCGGAACCGACGGCGAAGCCCTTCAGGTACCAGGCGACGTGCTTGCGGAAGTCGATCACGCCCTTGGACTCGTCCCCGAGCCACTCCCCCAGCAGCCGGGCGTGCCGCACCATCACGTCGGCGACCTCCCGCAGCGTGGGCCGCCGGTGGTCGGTGCGCCCCTCGAACGCGGCGACGAGGTCCGCGAACAGCCACGGCCGCCCCAGGCAGCCCCGGCCCACGACCACCCCGTCGCACCCGGTCTCGCGGACCATGCGCAGCGCGTCCTGCGCGGACCAGATGTCGCCGTTGCCGAGCACGGGGATCTCGGGCACGTGCTCCTTCAGGCGCGCGATGGCCGACCAGTCGGCGGTGCCGCCGTAGTGCTGCGCGGCGGTACGGCCGTGCAGCGCGATCGCCGTCACGCCCTCCTCGACGGCGATGCGGCCGGCGTCGAGGTAGGTCATGTGGTCGTCGTCGATGCCCTTGCGCATCTTCATCGTCACCGGCAGGTCGCCCGCGCCGGAGACCGCCTCGCGCAGGATCGCCCGCAGCAGGTTCCGCTTGTACGGCAGCGCCGAGCCGCCGCCCTTGCGGGTCACCTTGGGCACCGGGCAGCCGAAGTTCAGGTCGATGTGGTCGGCGAGGTCCTCCTCCGCGATCATGCGGACGGCCTTGCCGACGGTCGCCGGGTCCACGCCGTACAGCTGGATGGAGCGCGGCGTCTCGCTCGCGTCGAAGTGGATCAGCTGCATGGTCTTCTCGTTGCGCTCGACCAGCGCCCGGGTCGTGATCATCTCGCTGACGAACAGGCCCTTGCCCCCGCTGAACTCCCGGCACAGGGTGCGGAAGGGGGCGTTGGTGATGCCCGCCATGGGTGCGAGCACCACGGGCGGCGTCACGGCGTGCGGGCCGATGGTCAGCGGGTGGGTCATCAGACGGCTCCGGAACGGCTGTACAACGGAAGAACGGCGTGGGACAGGACCCATTGTCCCTCACCGGCCGGGGTGCCAGCCCTCGCATGCCCGGAATCCGCCCGACACCGTGTAATAGTCATTAGTTAGACGCACTATCGAAATCGGCGTACGATGACGGCCATGCCAGAGTTGAGTCACCGCAGGCGCATGCTCGTGCTTGCGATCTGCTGCATGAGCCTGCTGATCGTGAGCCTCGACAACACCGTGCTGAACGTGGCGCTGCCCTCCATGCAGCGCGATCTGCACGCCACCACTTCGGGTCTGCAGTGGACCATCGACGCCTACACCCTCGTCCTCGCCTCGCTGCTGATGCTGGCGGGTTCCACGGCCGACCGGATCGGCCGCAAGCGCGTCTTCATGGCCGGTCTCACGGTCTTCACCATCGGCTCGGTGCTCTGTTCGCTCGCGCCCGACCTGTCGCTGCTCGTCGTCTTCCGCATGATCCAGGCGGTGGGCGGCTCGATGCTCAACCCGGTCGCGATGTCGATCATCACCAACACCTTCACCGACGCCCGTGAGCGCGCCCGCGCGATCGGCGCCTGGGGCGCCGTGGTCGGCATATCCATGGCCGCGGGACCGCTGGTCGGCGGGCTGCTCGTGCAGAGCGTGAGCTGGCGCGCGATCTTCTGGATCAACCTTCCGATCGGCCTGGCGGCCCTGCTGCTCACCCTGCGCTTCGTGCCGGAGTCCCGCGCCCCCAAGGCCCGCCGTCCCGACCCGGCCGGGCAGGTGCTGGTCATCGCCCTGTTCGGCGCGCTGACGTACGGCATCATCCAGGCGCCGGAGTCCGGTACCGGCTCGGTCGCGCCGTACTTCGTGATCGCCGCCCTGGCCCTCGCGGCCCTGCTCTGGTACGAGCCCAGGCGTGCCGAACCCCTCATCGACCTGCGCTTCTTCCGCTCCGCTCCGTTCAGCGGCGCGACCGTGATCGCCATCTGCGCCTTCTCCGCGCTCGGCGGCTTCCTGTTCATGTCGACGCTGTACCTCCAGAACGTGCGCGGCCTCGACGCCCTGCACGCGGGCCTGTGGATGCTGCCCATGGCCGTGCCGACGTTCCTGTGCGCGCCGCTGTCCGGCCGGCTGGTCGGCACGCGCGGCCCCCGGGTGCCGCTGCTGATCGCCGGTACCGCGATGACCGTGAGCGCCGTCCTGTTCGCGGTGTTCGAGGCGGAGACCTCGAACGTCACCCTGTTCCTCGGCTACGTGCTGTTCGGCGTCGGCTTCGGCTTCGTCAACGCGCCGATCACCAACACGGCCGTCTCCGGCATGCCCCGCACCCAGGCCGGGGTCGCCGCCGCCGTCGCCTCCACCAGCCGGCAGCTCGGCCAGGCCCTCGGCGTCGCGGTGATCGGCGCCGTGCTCGCCTCCGGCATCGGCGCGTCGTCCTACCGCGCCGCGTTCGTCTCCGCCGCCCGTCCCGGCTGGTGGATCCTCACCGTCTGCGGTGTCGCCGTGCTCGTCCTGGGCCTGCTCACCAGCGGCCGCTGGGCCCACCGCACCGCCGAGCGGACGGCGGCGCGGCTGGAGACCTCCGAGATCCGGCAGGTGGTCGCCGCCGGCCGGTAGCCGCCCGCACACGCCGGAGCCGGCCCGGGTACGCGATCCCGGGCCGGCTCACTCGTGTCCGAGGGCTGCGCCTCAGTGGCGGGAGGCCTTCGCCAGCGCCGCGACGAAGGCGGGCGCGTCCACCGTGCCGACGCCGGTGGCCATGTCGTAGCCGTCGACGGCCTTGTAGCCGGTGACGCCCTGGTAGCTGTTGTCCGTACCGTCGTTGACGTCCACGATGCCGGTGCCCTTGTGCTTGGCCAGGCTGTAGAGCGCCGCGTTGATGTCGCCCACGCGGTGTCCGGCCACCTGGTCGGCGAGGGCCACGATGCCCGAGAAGAGCGGGCTGGCCTCGCTGGTGCCGCCGTAGACGTCCCAGCCGACCGCGGTCGGGTCGTAGCTGGAGTACACCCAGGCCCCGCCGTTGACCGCGGCGGCCATCGAGACGTCCGGGGTGCCGCGGCGGCTGCCGACGACCTTCTTCACCCCGTTCTGGAAGTCCGGCCGGGTGAAAACGTGGGACTGGCCGCCGCCGCCCGCGCCGTAGTCGTTGTAGACGCTGTCCGGCGCGATCCGCTTGCCCTGCTCGTCCAGGTGCAGCTGGGTGCCGCCGACGGAGGTCACCAGCGGGTCGGCGGAGGGCCAGGAGTTGACCCGCTCCTTGTAGTAGCCCTTGCCGTCCGCGGTGCTGTCGGTGGCGCCGCCGTCGCCGGAGGAGGCGAGCACGGTCACGTGCTTGCGGGCCGCGTCCTCGAAGGCGTACCGCAGGTTGCGGATGCTGGAGAAGTCGCCCTTGCCGAAGCCCGGGAAGGTGTTCTCCGTCGCGCCGAAGCTCTGCGTGATGACGTCGCCGACACCGTGGTCGATCAGGGACTTCTCGGCGCTCATCATCTCCGGCAGACCGGTGACGCCCTCGGTCTCGGCGACGCCGGTCTCCACCAGGACGATCTTCGCGCCCGGCGCCACCGCGTGCGCCATCTCGACGTCCAGGGTGGACTCGCCGGCCCAGCCCGTCATGTCGGAGTTCTTCGGGTCGAAGGGGGGCACCTTGCCCCACTTGACCACGTCGACCTTGGTGCTCGGCATGCCGAACTGCTTGCTGTAGACGTCCAGGTCGTGCTGGATCGTCGGGGAGCCGAACGAGTCGACGATGACGATCGTGCGCCCCTTGCCGGTGACGCCCTTGCGGTACAGCGAGTCGAGGTGGTACGCGGTGCGGTACTGCAACGGCGTGTAGCAGTTGATGTGCCACTTGGCCTGGCACTGCGCGATGGAGATCGGGCTGTCCACGTCGTGGGCCAGGGTGTGCCCGGCGACGGCCGGAGCCGCGAAGGTGTGCGGCACGGCGGCGGGGGCGGCGGCGACGCCTGCGGGGGCGGCGGTGGCCAGCGCGGCGGCGACGAGAGCGGCGGCGGTCGCGGTGGCGGCCGCGACGCCTCGCCCGGTACGGGCTATGTGCATGAAGTCCCCTGAGAGATGCGGTGTCGACCGAAGTGGTCGTGCGCATCCCATCGGGCGGGTCATGCACAGGACAACCCTGTTGAACCGTAGATGTCGAACCTTTTACCGAAAGCCCACCCGTACCCGGGGGACCGTTCAACTCCCCCGCGCCAGCAGGTGGAGCCGCTCCAGGCGCTCCCGCGACACCTCGTTGCCCGGCGTGTACGTCACCATCCGGAAGCCCGCCTCGGGGGCCAGCCACAGATCGGTGTGCTCCAGCGTCAGGTGGCCCACGTAGGGGTTGAGGAACTCCTTGGTCCTGGAGCGGTGGCGCACCACCTCGTAGCGCTCCCAGTGCTCCCGGAACACCGGCGACTCCTCCAGCCGCGCAAGCAGCATCTTCCAGGCGGGCTCCCCGAGATGACCGGCGAGGGAGGCGCGCAGCCGGGCGGCCATCAGCCGCTGGCTCTCCTCCAGGTGCACGATCGCCGCCTGCCAGTCGGCGTTGGTGTAGGCGAGCAGCACGCAGTTGCGGTCCTCGGGCGGGATCGCGTCCAGGTCGCCCATGAGGCGGCCGTAGGTCCGGTTGTAGGCGACGATGTCGTACCGGCTGTTCTGCACGGCGGCCGGGACCGGTTCGAGGCGCTCCAGCAGCTCCCGGATCGCCGGGGTGACGCTCGAACAACTCGCCGCGGGCGACGGGTCGTTGGCGCCGGCCAGCTGGAACAGGTGGGCGCGCTCGCCGGCGTCGAGCCGCAGGGTGCGCGCGAGGGCGTCGAGCACCTGCACGGAGACCTGGATGTTGCGGGCCTGTTCGAGCCAGGTGTACCAGGTGACGCCGACCGCGGACAGGTGCGCCACCTCCTCGCGGCGCAGCCCCGGCGTGCGCCGGCGGGGGCCGCGCGGCAGCCCGACCTGCTCGGGGCTGATGCGCTCGCGCCGGCTGCGCAGGAAGGCGGCCAGTTCGTGCCGCCGGATCTCCGCGCCCGCGGCGGCGGCGTCCTGCTGCCGGACGGTGACCGTGCTCGTCATGGTTCCAGGGTGCCGGTGCGGCCATCCTGTTTCCAGGTGGTGCTGGTACCAGGATGAGAACACTCTGGTACCCGTCTGGGCCGGGCCGCAGGCTCGGTGGCATGAGTGAGACCATCACCGCCGACGCCGTACGCCGGGCGACCGCGCCGCCCGCGCTCGGCGGGCTCGGACTGTTCACCGTTCTGCTGGCCGCGGCGCTGCCGCTGGTCGACTTCTTCATCGTCAACGTGGCCCTGCCGACCATGGGCGCGGACCTCCACGCGGGCGAGGCCGTGCTGGAGCTGGTGGTCGCGGGGTACGGGGTGGCGTACGCCGTGCTGCTGGTGCTCGGCGGCCGGCTCGGGGACCTGTTCGGCCGCCGCCGGCTGTTCCTCGGCGGCATGGCGGCCTTCGGGCTGACCTCGCTGGCCTGCGGACTCGCGCCCGGCGCCTGGCCGCTGGTGGCCGCGCGGGTGGCGCAGGGCGCCGCGGCCGCCGCGATGCTGCCGCAGGTCCTCGCCACCATCCAGTCCGCGACCCGCGGCGCGCGCCGGGCCAGGGCGATGAGCCTGTACGGCGCCACGGCCGGTCTGGCCATGGTGGCCGGGCAGATACTCGGCGGGGTCCTGGTCGCCGCCGACGTCGCCGGGACCGGCTGGCGGGCGGTGTTCCTGGTCAACGTGCCGGTGGTGGTCCTCGGGCTGGTCCTGGCCGTGCGGGTGATGCCCGAGACCCGCTCGCAGCACCCGGAGCCCGTGGACGGGCCCGGCACCGTGCTGCTCGGGCTGTCCCTGCTGACGCTGCTCGCCCCGCTCACCGAGGGCGAGGCGACGGGCTGGCCCCTGTGGACCTGGCTGTCGCTGGCCGCGTTCCCGTTCGCGGCGGCCGCCTTCTGGCTGGTGGAGCGGCGGGCGGACCGGGCGGGGCGGACCCCGCTGGTGCCGCCGAGCCTGCTGGGGCCGGCGTCGCTGCGGCGCGGGCTGGTGCTGATCGTGCCGTTCGCGGTCGGCTTCAGCGGCTTCATGTTCGTGATCGCGCTGGCGCTCCAGCAGGGTGCCCGGCTCGGTCCGGTGCCGGCCGGGCTCGCGCTGGCTCCGATGGCCGTGGTGTTCCTGTTCACCTCGCTCGCCGGGCCCCGGCTGATCGGCCGCTACGGCACCCGGGTGGTCAGCGCCGGGTCCCTCGTCCAGGGCGTCGGCGTGCTGCTGATCGCGCTCACCGTGTGGCGCCAGTGGCCGCACCTCGACGTGGTCGCGCTGGTGCCGGGGATGGCCGTGGCCGGGGCCGGTCAGGCGCTCCAACTCCCCAACGTCATGCGGATCGTGCTGTCCGAGGTGCCGCCGGCCCGGGCCGGGGTGGGCGGCGGGGTGATGGTCACCACCCAGCAGTCGGCGCTCGCCCTGGGCGTGGCCACGCTGGGCACGCTGTTCCTCGCGCTGGTCCCGCACCTGGGCATGCGCGACGCCCTGCTGATCACGCTGCTCGCGCAGGTGGGCGGGATCGCGCTGACGGGGCTGCTCGGACTGCGGCTGCCGCGGGCGGTCGGGGAGCTGCCGTAGGGCATCCGCGAGACGTCCGAGAGCCGTCCGTGAGGGGGCGGCGGCCCCGCGGAGCACCGGGGGCGCCCGCGGGGCGTCACCGGGCCACTACCCGGGCACCGCCGTACGGCGCAACCCGGGTCGGTGCCGCCCCCGCTCGCCCCGGGCCGGGAAAGGGCCTTCGGAAAACTCCCGCAATACGCCCCCGACCTGCGTGTACACAGATCACCGAGGGCGGTTACGCAGCGCTTCGAGTGGCCGACGGAGCGAAGTCGGGTCAGCCTGGATGACGTCCGATCGAGCGACGATCGAGCGACAGGAGAGAACCATGACCTCCGTACTCCGCCACCACCGCTACGGCCGTGCGCTGGGCACCGGCGCCATCACTGTGGCGCTGCTCTCCGGCGGTACGGCTGCAGCCTTCGCCGCCCCGACCCCCACCCCGAGCCCGACCCGCACGGGCATGTCCACCACGACGCCGAGCCCGATGCGCACCCGCACGGCTCCGATGCCGACCCGCACCGAGCGCCCGCGGGCGACGCGCACCGAGACCATGGCGCCGCGGCCGACGCGCACGGTCACGCGGGGCTCCATCACCGTCTCGACCCGTGAGGTGTCCGTGCGGCGCGGCCGCGCCGTGGCCTTCACCGGTCGCGTCCGGGACGTCCGGGCCGGCACCACGCTGGTCCTCCAGCGCCGGGTGAACGGCCACTGGACCACCCTGCGCACCACGGCTCTCGTCAACCGCAACGGCACCTTCACCATCCGCCGGACGTTCACCGCCCGGGGCACCGAGACGGTGCGCGTGGTGACCCGCGACGGCCGCGTCCAGTCCGCGGCGATCGTCGTCCGGGTCAGCTGAGACCCCGCACCAACAGGTCCACCAGGGCCGTGAATTCCTCGCCGACCCCGGGCCGGGTCCACTCCCTGGCGTAGCAGGGATCGTGGAAACGACCGGTGGCCTGGAAGACGGCCCGGGCCGCAACCGCCGGGTCGGGCACCGCGAAGGTGCCCGACCCGGCTCCTTCCGTGATGATGCGCGTCAGCTGCGCGGTCAGTTCGGCTATGTGCTCGCCGACGACCGCGCCGTTCTCGTCGGTCAGCACCGTGTACGTGGCGAACAGTTCCGGATCGTCGCCCGCCTTGTGCCGCTTGGCCTCGAACAGGGCGGTGAGCCAGTCCCGCAGCCGGGCCGCGGGGTCCCGCTCGGTCGCGTCGACGATCCGGGCGAGCTTCTCCGAGGTCCGGTCCAGCCAGCGCTTGGTGACCGCCTCGCGCAGCGCGGCCTTGGTGCGGAAGTGCCGGTAGACACTGCCGTGGCTGACGCCGAGCGCGCGGGCCACGTCCACCACGGTGGCCTTGGCCGGGCCGTGGCGGCGCAGCACCTCCTCGGTCGCTTCGAGGATGCGCTCGGCGGTCAGGGTCTCGCTGGTCGGTGCCATGTTCTAGACCGTACCCGGCGGCGGGATCAGCGCTCGCTGTCGAGGTGTGCCATCTGCGCGCTCGGGTAGCGGTCGCCGGCCGCCGCGTCCGCCGGCACGGCCTCCTCGATCGCCGCCAGGTCGGCCGCGTCCAGGGTGACCTCCAGCGCGCCCAGCGACTCGGCCAGCCGCTCGCGGGTGCGGGCGCCGATCAGCGGCACGATGTCGGTGCCGCGCGAGAGCACCCAGGCGATGGCGGTCTGCGCGACGGTGGCGCCCTTGCGCTCGGCGATCGCGCGCAGCGCGTCGACCAGGTTCAGGTTGTGCTGGAGGTTCTCGCCCTGGAAGCGGGGCGAGTGGGCGCGGAAGTCGTTCGCGGCCAGTTGCCGGTCGCGGCCGAAGTGGCCGGAGATCAGGCCGCGGGACAGCACGCCGTACGCGGTGACGCCGATGCCCAGTTCGCGGACGGTCGGCAGGATCTCCCGCTCGATGCCGCGCGAGATCAGCGAGTACTCGATCTGGAGGTCCGAGACCGGCGCGGTGGCGGCGGCCCGGCGGATGGTGTCGGCGCCGACCTCGCTGAGGCCGACGTGCCGCACGTACCCCTTCTCGATCAGTTCGGCGATGGCGCCGACGGTCTCCTCGATCGGCACGTCCGGGTCGATGCGGGCGATCCGGTAGACGTCGATGTGGTCGACGCCGAGGCGCTGGAGGGAGTAGGCGGCGAAGTTCTTCACGGCGGCGGGCCGGCCGTCGTAGCCGCTCCAGCCGCCGTCCGGGTCGCGCAGGGCGCCGAACTTCACGCTGACCAGGGCCTGTTCGCGGCGCGCGGCGGGTGCGGCGCGCAGGGCCTCGCCGATCAGCATCTCGTTGTGGCCCATGGCGTAGAAGTCGCCGGTGTCCAGCAGGGTGACGCCGGCCTCCAGGGCGGCGTGGATGGTCGCGATGGACTCGGCGCGGTCGGCGTCGCCGTACAGCGCGGACATGCCCATGCAGCCGAGGCCGAGGGCGGAGACGTGGGGACCGGTGGTGCCGAGAGAGCGGGTGTGCATCGTCGTC
This Streptomyces misionensis DNA region includes the following protein-coding sequences:
- a CDS encoding MFS transporter, whose product is MPELSHRRRMLVLAICCMSLLIVSLDNTVLNVALPSMQRDLHATTSGLQWTIDAYTLVLASLLMLAGSTADRIGRKRVFMAGLTVFTIGSVLCSLAPDLSLLVVFRMIQAVGGSMLNPVAMSIITNTFTDARERARAIGAWGAVVGISMAAGPLVGGLLVQSVSWRAIFWINLPIGLAALLLTLRFVPESRAPKARRPDPAGQVLVIALFGALTYGIIQAPESGTGSVAPYFVIAALALAALLWYEPRRAEPLIDLRFFRSAPFSGATVIAICAFSALGGFLFMSTLYLQNVRGLDALHAGLWMLPMAVPTFLCAPLSGRLVGTRGPRVPLLIAGTAMTVSAVLFAVFEAETSNVTLFLGYVLFGVGFGFVNAPITNTAVSGMPRTQAGVAAAVASTSRQLGQALGVAVIGAVLASGIGASSYRAAFVSAARPGWWILTVCGVAVLVLGLLTSGRWAHRTAERTAARLETSEIRQVVAAGR
- a CDS encoding S53 family peptidase, producing MHIARTGRGVAAATATAAALVAAALATAAPAGVAAAPAAVPHTFAAPAVAGHTLAHDVDSPISIAQCQAKWHINCYTPLQYRTAYHLDSLYRKGVTGKGRTIVIVDSFGSPTIQHDLDVYSKQFGMPSTKVDVVKWGKVPPFDPKNSDMTGWAGESTLDVEMAHAVAPGAKIVLVETGVAETEGVTGLPEMMSAEKSLIDHGVGDVITQSFGATENTFPGFGKGDFSSIRNLRYAFEDAARKHVTVLASSGDGGATDSTADGKGYYKERVNSWPSADPLVTSVGGTQLHLDEQGKRIAPDSVYNDYGAGGGGQSHVFTRPDFQNGVKKVVGSRRGTPDVSMAAAVNGGAWVYSSYDPTAVGWDVYGGTSEASPLFSGIVALADQVAGHRVGDINAALYSLAKHKGTGIVDVNDGTDNSYQGVTGYKAVDGYDMATGVGTVDAPAFVAALAKASRH
- a CDS encoding helix-turn-helix transcriptional regulator, whose translation is MTSTVTVRQQDAAAAGAEIRRHELAAFLRSRRERISPEQVGLPRGPRRRTPGLRREEVAHLSAVGVTWYTWLEQARNIQVSVQVLDALARTLRLDAGERAHLFQLAGANDPSPAASCSSVTPAIRELLERLEPVPAAVQNSRYDIVAYNRTYGRLMGDLDAIPPEDRNCVLLAYTNADWQAAIVHLEESQRLMAARLRASLAGHLGEPAWKMLLARLEESPVFREHWERYEVVRHRSRTKEFLNPYVGHLTLEHTDLWLAPEAGFRMVTYTPGNEVSRERLERLHLLARGS
- a CDS encoding MFS transporter produces the protein MSETITADAVRRATAPPALGGLGLFTVLLAAALPLVDFFIVNVALPTMGADLHAGEAVLELVVAGYGVAYAVLLVLGGRLGDLFGRRRLFLGGMAAFGLTSLACGLAPGAWPLVAARVAQGAAAAAMLPQVLATIQSATRGARRARAMSLYGATAGLAMVAGQILGGVLVAADVAGTGWRAVFLVNVPVVVLGLVLAVRVMPETRSQHPEPVDGPGTVLLGLSLLTLLAPLTEGEATGWPLWTWLSLAAFPFAAAAFWLVERRADRAGRTPLVPPSLLGPASLRRGLVLIVPFAVGFSGFMFVIALALQQGARLGPVPAGLALAPMAVVFLFTSLAGPRLIGRYGTRVVSAGSLVQGVGVLLIALTVWRQWPHLDVVALVPGMAVAGAGQALQLPNVMRIVLSEVPPARAGVGGGVMVTTQQSALALGVATLGTLFLALVPHLGMRDALLITLLAQVGGIALTGLLGLRLPRAVGELP
- a CDS encoding TetR family transcriptional regulator, which codes for MAPTSETLTAERILEATEEVLRRHGPAKATVVDVARALGVSHGSVYRHFRTKAALREAVTKRWLDRTSEKLARIVDATERDPAARLRDWLTALFEAKRHKAGDDPELFATYTVLTDENGAVVGEHIAELTAQLTRIITEGAGSGTFAVPDPAVAARAVFQATGRFHDPCYAREWTRPGVGEEFTALVDLLVRGLS